Within Deinococcus actinosclerus, the genomic segment TCGAGGGCCTGCCGCTCACGGACGCGCAGTCGCGCGCGTTCGTGCGGTTCTTCTACTCCGGCGCGAACAAGGCGCGACTGGACAACCAGAGCCGCGTGTCGGTCCCGCAGACCCTGCGGGCCTTCGCGGGTCTGGACAGCGAGGTGATCGTGGCCGGCGCGCCCGGCCGCCTCGAACTGTGGAATCCGGCGCGCTGGGAAGCGGCCATCACGGCCGTGCAGGACAACCCACCCCAATCCGACCTTCTCACGAACTTCGTGGCGTGATCCCCATGACTGACCCTGATTTTCCCACTGACCTCCCCGCCTCCCCCCACGGGGACGCG encodes:
- the mraZ gene encoding division/cell wall cluster transcriptional repressor MraZ; translated protein: MPFGEYPYTIDDKGRVVMPPAFRDFVEDGMILTRGMEGCLYVFPLSSWKRVEEQLEGLPLTDAQSRAFVRFFYSGANKARLDNQSRVSVPQTLRAFAGLDSEVIVAGAPGRLELWNPARWEAAITAVQDNPPQSDLLTNFVA